The Neodiprion virginianus isolate iyNeoVirg1 chromosome 5, iyNeoVirg1.1, whole genome shotgun sequence genome contains a region encoding:
- the LOC124305839 gene encoding 28S ribosomal protein S21, mitochondrial yields the protein MGLRHASFIARTVYVRNNNIEEACGVLNRIMGREGLFEQFRRTRYYEKPCQTRRRVNFEKCKAIYNEDMDRKIQFIMRKNREEPFPGCS from the coding sequence ATGGGTCTTCGGCACGCCTCTTTCATAGCCCGGACGGTTTACGTCCGTAACAACAACATCGAGGAGGCATGCGGTGTTCTTAATAGAATAATGGGCCGAGAAGGTTTGTTCGAGCAATTCAGGCGCACGAGGTACTACGAAAAACCCTGTCAGACACGCCGGCGCGTAAACTTCGAAAAGTGCAAGGCCATTTACAACGAGGATATGGACCGGAAGATCCAGTTCATCATGAGGAAAAACAGAGAAGAACCCTTTCCAGGGTGTTCTTGA